One Hevea brasiliensis isolate MT/VB/25A 57/8 unplaced genomic scaffold, ASM3005281v1 Scaf245, whole genome shotgun sequence genomic region harbors:
- the LOC131176799 gene encoding proline-rich receptor-like protein kinase PERK3 translates to MFFQPERTDVYGDIQNNKKASEKSDIYAFGVVLLELITGRNINEKGGNIINWARTRIQPAMNGQRTDLFDLKLQIYDESQMKQMIYCAAACVYKTLNLRPQMKKIVEALEALEGHIPPKNIWDENDNKFLHS, encoded by the exons ATGTTTTTCCAGCCTGAGAGAACTGATgt TTATGGAGACATACAGAATAATAAGAAAGCTTCTGAAAAATCAGATATCTATGCCTTTGGTGTGGTACTTTTAGAGCTAATTACTGGtagaaatattaatgagaaaggcGGTAATATTATTAATTGG GCAAGGACTCGAATTCAACCAGCTATGAATGGGCAACGCACAGATCTTTTTGATTTAAAATTGCAAATTTATGATGAATCACAAATGAAGCAAATGATTTATTGTGCTGCTGCTTGTGTGTATAAAACTTTAAACCTTCGCCCACAAATGAAGAAG ATAGTTGAAGCTCTTGAAGCTCTTGAAGGACATATTCCTCCAAAGAATATATGGGATGAGAATGACAACAAATTCCTACACAGTTAg